ttctGAATTTGCAGTCAGAGTTGAGGAAGACAGAGCTGAAGAGAGTTCAAGTAGGCTTTCCTGTTCTGTATCTCTACATGGTGGCGCTTGTATGCACTTTTCTAGGACGCTTCTTGAGGTAATACAGATAATTAGTGTTATTATATGAGTTTCATATGAAGGATTGATATATAACTTGAAGTTCTGTATATGAAATTTGAGCATTGAAGATTAGTGCCATTCCCATCTTGAGCATACTGTAAATGGCAAGGTATCAATGCTCTCTCATAAGTTTGAATTGTTTGATATGTTTTCaatgtaataatgtaaataataataatcgaGCGAAGCATTCCACCTTAGAGGGAAGCACCCACGCGAGCAGTGGTGGAAATCAAATGCCCCGAAATCTTAAGAGTTTCTCAGCAAGATTTGTCCACGGAGAGTGAGTCAAAACATTCTAAAGGTAAAAAATCTTAACATACTTTCACATCCATGTAATATCGATATTAGTTTCAAACGATAAAGTAAAGCAGTTAATACACCATGACATATTTTTCATCGATCCATTTCAACATCGAATATGTCATTTGTTTATCACATCGATGTATGCACAAAGTAAAACGTTCATCATTTAGTAACTATTGCATGGAATATATACAATTCAAAAGCTTAACACAATCATAAAATGGCATTAAATGATTGTTTCAAAGAATTGAACAATTGTTCTTGAAGGATTTGGCTTTAAGATTGCTTGGCCTCTCTTGTTCTAGCTTTGAAATAGCAACCATGGCCTGTAAATTAACAGATTTGAAGGATTCATATTACtattcttttgttattttgcTCAAAATCTTATGAAAGACTAACCTCATGAAGCTTTACTTCAAGTTTAGTgatcttcaacttcaactctTCCATTTGCTCATCATTACTTTGATCTAACACTTCAATAGCAACCTCTTTCCTCAATGGTTCAACATTTGGGATAACAATGATTGTATTCAACTTCGTCTCTTCTATGTTCTTGCTACCACTTTTTCCAAACTAAAggtgacaaaagaaaagaaaatcaacacCGAAAAACCGAAAGCTCAAACTATGTTATTATCAAACGGAATGAAATTAGTTGGTAGGAGCTATTTCAAGTTTGAGAATCGTTTTTCGAGCATATGTGAATCATGTTTAATGCTAAAATAGCATTGAACACAATATAAATGAGTTCTTGTAATGCCTATGTTCAGATTTGGAATTCAGATTTAGCACGATATTTCTTTACATCTCATGCAatatggtcacgttacttactccttGATCTTGAGAATGAAGATTATCCTCATAGACTAATACGGGTATTTTAAGCATGTTTTGTCCACACTCTGATATTCTATGTTTGGTGATCTCTtagatgcatgtgagtgaagataaaatatgttgaaatgaCTCAGGTTGGTCTATGGGGATAGTCTTTGCTCTTAGAAGTAAAGAGTAAGTATTGTGACTATGTCGCAAGAGATGTATGGAAATTGTCGAATCTAGGTTCTGGATCTTGGGCACGgttcattatatttattgtgagatcctgcatcggttggagaggggaacgaagcattatttataagagtgtagaaatctctccctagcagacgtgttttaaaataatttgaggggaagcctagaaggacAAGCcgaaagaagacaatatatgctagcaatgagtttggactgttactaatggtatcaaagccagacaccgagtgaTGTACCAATGAAGACGTTagaccctgaaggggggtggattgtgagatcccacatcgattgaataTGGAAatgagtgccagtgaggacaaTAGACTCCGAAGGGAtgtggattgcgagatcccacatcggttggagaggagaacatttgttataagggtgtggaaacctttccatagtagacgtgttttttttataagggtgtggaaacctttacatttccatagtagacgtgttttttttataagggtgtggaaacctttacatagtagacgtgtttttttttataagggtgtggaaacctttccataatagacgtgttttaaaatgttaaaaatcattttaaaacacatgtatttgtttagattgttaTCCGTTAGTATCTAGTTAAATCTCTTTAGGAGTTAGATTTAATCTGAGTTAGATTTAgttatgatttgattagattttattttgatttatttactagtttgttaccagatttttaggtagattttctgaatatcttttgtattttatctGTATATACAGAGCagttcttgctcttcataatttaatcatCTCATCAACcatgatttgattagattttattttgatttatttactagtttgttaccagatttttaggtagattttctgaatatcttttgtattttatctGTATATACAGAGCagttcttgctcttcataatttaatcatCTCATCAACcatgatttgattagattttattttgatttatttactagtttgttaccagatttttaggtagattttctgaatatcttttgtattttatctGTATATACAGAGCagttcttgctcttcataatttaatcatctcatcaaccattcaatAACTCAGTCTTTCACTAacaaaccttgaggggaagcctacaAGAAAAGGccaaaagaagacaatatatgctagcactgagcttggacggttactaaaggtatcagagccagacaccgggtgatgtaCCAATGAAGACGTTagaccctgaaggggggtggattgtgagatcccacatcgattgaagatggacacgagtgtcagcaaggacactggaccccaaatggaggtggattgtgagatcccacatcggttggaaaggagaacagagcattctttataagggtgtggaaacctctccctagcagacacgttttaaaaaaccttgaggggaagcctagaagaaAAGGccaaaagaagataatatataCTAGTACTGAGCTTGGacttggattgtgagatcccatatcagttagAGACGGGAACAAAGCAtcttttataaaggtgtggaaacctctccctaaacCTTGAACGGTGGACTCGAGTCGTTACAGTTATCATCACTTTTCACTTATGAGGTAAGAAACTAGTGCATGCTCAAATAGATGAGAATGATGTAGAGTTAAATCAAAGTGTATATAGACAATGAAGCTAACATTTACCATTGTAGTGGATGTAATATCATCAATGGTTGTCTCAATAGGAACCACGGTGCTCTGGATTAAGAACTTGTCTTTGCACACCATATCAAGTGGAGCCACGCTTTGTGCTTGCATAGTAACTACATAATCAAGATGTGCTAGTTCATATATACATGAAACTTCATgataatactaaattaaagcttaaaatattgttttatgtCGTGTATTTTGTCgaaattttttctattttaatgtCGAtactttcaaatattcatacgGGTTGGGCTCAGTTAAgttgaaaaaatcttttaaatcaACCTGAAATTTTGGGTTGCTCGGGTTCATGACGGGAACAActtgaatagagttcacaacccaacccaattttctattttcaggttCGGGTGTcgtgttttttctctttttctaaaattatttaaaaaacaagttcaaatatcaaatatttacacgtcactgttacaaatgttaaatattctAAACTAGGTACCGTAGAGTTCGGTTAgcttgtaactctatttttagATTGGTCCAAAAAATATCAACCCAGAGATGGAACTcaatttttcgatttttcaaaaattcaacccaacccaaatggGAAAAAGCtctaacccaacctaaccttTTTGGTTTGGATTGGATAGTCTAAGTTGCTCGGATTATCCGATCATATCAACACTCCTAAAAGAAATCAAACTAAATATCCAACACGTGTCATAAGTAGGGGTGTATATTCAACCCGATAACCTGGACTAACCCAACCCGAATTATAAGgaatgggttgggttggattagcatttcgagttgagttgggttcatttttctgaacccgaactaGTTGGGTTCGGTATATTTctaaatacattatttataatagaataaattaaccaaaaaaaactattcatacactttatactatttttaaatacattgtttataatatgaataaacTAAACTAACCCTcctcaattttgttttaaatttaagaatatggTTTAGATACGTTTATCgttattaatgaatttattttttaacaaccCGACAACCTAACCCAAGATAGAGGGTTGAGCTGGGTTCGGTTGGGTttggttgggttaccaatcccaCCAACCTGAATTTTTGGGTCGGGTCAAAAAAAATCCTTgtacccaacccaactcgaacgATGTAcgatgaaaataatatttaaaaaaagttaattaaatgGAAGGAGTTCATACATGTGACTTCACAAGAGGACAATGGCTTGATGATGCCCATGTTTGGTCGTACACAATATTTCTTAAAGTTTGTGGTCTTAACCTGAAAATGAAACTcgtattaattatttattttctaggaaataaaaaaaaataaataaataaataaactcatACCTTAAAAGCAACATGGTTAAATGTGttatttttaagttgaatTGTGCATGACTCTTGTTTCTTTGCTTGAACTATAAGAAGattatgaataatttgttaataAGTTTAGAACAAGGTAGAGATCGATGATACGTAAAGAAAAATATCGTAATTAATTTGAGAATGTTTTTAAGAAGTTATGCTTAACGTGAAGCATGTTATATCTAAGATCTGAAAGGACGACACTCGGACATCATTTGTAGTATTCGAAgctagattaaaaaaaaaaaatacccatgattttccactaaattaaccaatgtgagactcatacccaataatcctcaacaatcgtcccctcgaacaaagtacactataagcctcccctgaggtttatggagctctcgaatagcctccccttaatcaagactCGACTCTTTTcttagagccctcgaacaaagtacaccctttgttcgacactttagtcacttttgactataccttcgaggctcacaattctttgttcgatacttgagAAAACTAGCCAAAATGATTAAGTGGAGAGCGTTAAGATGGTATCATGTAACATGGTTGCACCCAAAATACTCGGAGGAAATGTATCGTTCGAATGAAATGACTCAATGTTACGATAGTAAGAACGAGcataatgttatttttgtaGCATCTTAACACTATCATTAGCATCTTGATGCTATGGGTAGCACTTGACACGTTCTTAGAGTATATCGTTCATATCAACATCGTAAAGTTTTTCTATACAAGTATATCGTTGAGACATTACAGTTTACGTGTCATTAAGATTCAAATCGTAACCTCAATAATTTTGTGATCTTGAGACTAATAAAACACATAAATACATTATAGTTTAAGTAACTGAAACAAAATCATAACGACTAAACTCTTGTCTCTCATCTAGGTATCTCTCACCCTCCCATTACCTCGACCCCCACACATTCTAGTAATAAACCCGAGTGGCCCTTTAACTAACTAAAAACAATCAAACCCCAGTCTCCTTCCTAAAATTTTTCCTAAGAAGCATGAGAGTGAAGACAACGTATGTTGaagaactcgtgttggtctgtaAAGATAGTCTCCACTCTTAGAAATGACAAGTACATGATCATGTCACAAGGGATGCAAGAGAATATCGGGGTCATTAGGTTTTGaattcatatttcaaattctaaattgAATCCTAAGCATGAagcattacaaatggtataagagcggTACCTCTCCTAGTAAGATGTGGTTCGATGACGAACCAAAACAGAAGCTGGTGGACATGTGACCTAAAGATAAGATGGTTAAGAaaggcttaaaagaattgaaagttactacctatatcAACACGATgcacctttcttttttggtggctcaatcataggaattTCAAAGTGAAGCGTGCTTTGGATGGCCTTCTAGGAAATCTCCTAAGAAGCATATGAGTGAGGACAAAGCATGCTAAAAAGATCTATCTTGACCCGACAAAGCATGCTAAAAGGATCTGTGTTGGTCTGTgaggatagttttcacttttagaaacaaaaagtaagTAACAAGACCATGTCACAAGGGATGCAATAGAATATCGAGACCATTAAGTGGTGAATCTGGATACAAAATTTTGATCAGAATCCGAGTATTTTAAGAGCCAACGTCATCATTGTATTATATCAACTAATGGCTAATGTTGCTTGAAAACTTCTAAGAAACTATTTCAAACTTAGAAACCaattaaaaatcaatcaaacatgtcacttttaaaatttcaaataatcaaatagaaattaaatttaaatgtcaaTTAATTctaaagtttaaaaactaactaaaaattagatataaatCTCATAGAacaacatatatttattaagtTATAGTTAACTTTAACGAGTGATTCTTACGATGGTTGAACATAACTTTTGTGTAAGAAACACTCAACCGATCAagatgaaattacaaaacacTCTTCACGATACTATTACAATTTGTTTTGCTTAAGATTACTTTGGATTTCTTGTTTTGTATGAGATTATTTTAGAATGTTGATCTTTGCGTATCGTGGTCTCTTGTATAGTCAACATCACAGTATCCAACTAGCTTGCAGTCTTTGCTTTTTCGGTACAAAAGACCATAATCAATTGTACATTTAACATATATTAGGATTCGTCAAGCCGCATCCAAATGAGGCTTCTTCGGACTTTGGATCTATAAACTCATAACTCCAACTACACTCTCAAATCCctttggttggttcatgtaGATCTCTCGGTCCAACTCTTCATGTAAGAAAGCATTTTTCACATCCATCTGCCATAATTTCCAATCTTTACTTACTACAAGTGGTAGCGAGACTTGTATGGTAGTGATCTTCACCACTGGTGATAAGGATcatggtgttccaaatgttccaactagaCATTAAACGatgcattcattcttcatctacaaaattagaTAGACTCTgttatttcatgtgttacaagctgatTCGATTGAAGAAGGATCATTTGGAGCTTtagaagtgaatatttgcataGTTGAAGTAGCGGATGAAGTTGCGATAAATTGCACTTGATTGATAAGttattagaaaaatttatttattatttttaatttcataattcttgTAAATGGGAAAATGGTGGAAAGTTCGTCGTTTGTGTAAATTCAAACGGGTGAGATtaaattatggccattaattTCTTTAGTGGGCATCTAAAGAATTGAACGTTTATATTgtgggagactataaatacccacttATTATTACGTAAAAGGTAGATTTTGgaggaatgaaattgagatctcaaatGGATACTTTTACCCTTGGAAATTTAAGCATATCTCAATCATTAGTTTTATACAATTTTTGGGTAGATTGCATCTGAGTCATTCAATCCAGCCTTGATTAAGTTCAAtagtggagtgactcaatttagaacaaggttacAATCTTGCTCCTAGAGCTTTGATCtctaatctaattctagcatTATCTCATGGTTGGtctgaattttgtataaagatatgttaatttcttttattcaagggttcttgcttcaacaaaagcttagATCGTTGGCCTGAGGATTAGGATTGCCTTAACAACTGGATTAAACGTTTCATCATAGTTGAGTTCATATTGTTAAGAGAACCGTCGAGCTACAATTTGAGCCTTATATCTCTCGATTGATCCACCTGGGAGATGCTTTATCTTGTAAGCCCACTTGCAAGATATGGGTTTGACATCTCCTAGTCTTGACATTAGTTCCcaagtttaattttgtttcaaggCTATAATCTCTTTCTCTATCGTCTTCTACCAAGCCGAGTTCTTCATACACCTCTTACTCTTTTAACTCTGTTTTCTATAATAGTTGTGTTAGCATATTTTAGATTTGGTTTTCGGCTTGTTTCTAACCATCTAAGTTGTTGagttgtcattttcttttcattaggTTCGCTTGGTTGAGTTACTCCTTGCTCACCAACATGAGTGTCACTGGGATCTTCAGACGCATCAACACTTGACtaaatttcttcaatgttaTTCAAGTCTGGTAAGACTTTCTTTTCTGAAGACCAGCATGCTTCCGCTGCACCACTCTAATCGCCAGTCAGGTGATTTTAGCATCCTGAATCAATAACCCAATCATTCTCATAATATGTATGTTATCTCATTATCGCCATGAGCACtagctcatcttcttctacGGCACATAGGACTTTTTCTTAAACTAGCAATCTTTGGACTTGTGGCCCTCCCTTCCGCAATTATAACAAATGCTTTAAAATTTC
The nucleotide sequence above comes from Cucurbita pepo subsp. pepo cultivar mu-cu-16 chromosome LG11, ASM280686v2, whole genome shotgun sequence. Encoded proteins:
- the LOC111804764 gene encoding vesicle-associated protein 2-2-like; translated protein: MDMRLLEVYPNELKFTFQAKKQESCTIQLKNNTFNHVAFKVKTTNFKKYCVRPNMGIIKPLSSCEVTFTMQAQSVAPLDMVCKDKFLIQSTVVPIETTIDDITSTTMFGKSGSKNIEETKLNTIIVIPNVEPLRKEVAIEVLDQSNDEQMEELKLKITKLEVKLHEAMVAISKLEQERPSNLKAKSFKNNCSIL